From Daucus carota subsp. sativus chromosome 6, DH1 v3.0, whole genome shotgun sequence, the proteins below share one genomic window:
- the LOC108192940 gene encoding chromatin remodeling protein EBS-like isoform X1, translating to MAATNNGNRDLDYYKIRGTNIIVRPGDSVSMRPSESDKLPYIARIEKLEEDSQSNVKVLVRWYYRPEEAKGGRRQFHGAKELFLSDHYDDQSALTIEGKCVVHSLKKYTKLKSVGAEDYFCRYKYRAEDGAFTPERVVVFCRCELPYNPDDLMVQCEGCWDWFHPSCIGMTNDEAQMLEHFFCADCAS from the exons atgGCGGCGACAAATAATGGAAATAGAGATCTGGATTATTACAAAATCAGAGGAACTAACATAATTGTCAGGC CCGGAGATTCTGTATCAATGCGACCATCAGAATCTGATAAGTTACCATACATTGCACGAATTGAAAAGCTCGAAGAAGATAGTCAGAGCAATGTGAAGGTCCTAGTGCGTTGGTACTATCGCCCCGAGGAAGCTAAAGGAGGGAGAAGACAGTTTCACGGGGcaaaggagctctttttatctGATCATTATGATGATCAGAGTGCTCTTACTATTGAGGGCAAATGTGTTGTGCATTCCCTTAAGAAGTATACCAAGCTTAAGAGTGTTGGTGCGGAGGATTATTTTTGTCGGTATAAGTACAGGGCAGAAGATGGAGCCTTTACGCCGGAGCGGGTTGTAGT TTTTTGCAGATGTGAGTTGCCGTACAACCCTGATGATTTGATGGTCCAGTGTGAAGGGTGCTGGGATTG GTTTCATCCTTCTTGTATTGGCATGACGAACGATGAAGCTCAGATGTTGGAACATTTCTTTTGTGCTGATTGTGCATCCTAG
- the LOC108226460 gene encoding uncharacterized protein LOC108226460, producing MASEANSNGGFRGRMEHYLYSGEKKHVFAGIAIISVIFGVPWYLLNRGTKQLSHQDYLEKAEKADKARNARLSSGSSSAK from the exons atggcAAGTGAAGCAAATTCAAACGGGGGATTCAGGGGAAGAATGGAGCACTATCTATATAGCGGAGAGAAGAAACACGTCTTTGCTGGAATCGCAATCATCTCTGTTATCTTTGGTGTTCCTTGGTATCTTTTGAATCGAG GCACGAAACAACTGTCGCATCAAGACTATCTGGAAAAAGCGGAGAAAGCTGATAAAGCGCGCAATGCAAGACTttcttcaggttcatcttcagCCAAATGA
- the LOC108224274 gene encoding plant UBX domain-containing protein 4, translating to MENQTDPSNPHADLINTFTQITSSSPQEAIFFLESHNFDLDAAVSTFFETSTAAAADGDAAIPVAAERSESLSPESTPSRSRSPSPQPPLRPQSDRVYNLRSRRQGSDKKASGSRGGRIHTFSDLNKKDGDDSDSDEQPQEYFTGGEKSGMLVQDPSKGNDVDALFDQARQAGGVEGHGDHLQPSSSSRSFSGTARRLTGETITTAPSHPETVTHTITFWTNGFTIDDGPLRRIDDPENASFLESIRKSECPQELAPADRRTVVHVNLVKKEQECPVQKKRPNSFQGQGRTLGSNDDAVPAETTAPSNLQSAPPPSMGLVVDQALPSTSIQLRLADGTRMVSRFNFHHTVRDIRGFIDASRPAAPRSYHLQTVGFPPKQLTNLEQTIEEAGLANSVVIQKL from the exons ATGGAGAACCAAACAGACCCTAGCAATCCCCACGCCGATCTCATCAACACATTCACGCAAATCACTTCTTCTTCTCCGCAAGAAGCCATCTTTTTCCTCGAAAGCCACAACTTCGATCTCGACGCCGCCGTTTCTACTTTCTTCGAAACCTCCACCGCAGCTGCCGCCGACGGTGACGCCGCTATTCCCGTCGCTGCCGAGCGATCTGAGTCTCTGTCGCCGGAGTCGACGCCGTCCAGGTCTAGATCGCCGTCGCCGCAGCCGCCTCTGCGGCCGCAATCTGATCGCGTTTATAATCTCCGTTCGAGGAGGCAGGGGAGTGATAAGAAGGCTTCAGGGAGTCGTGGAGGGAGAATTCACACTTTTTCTGATCTTAATAAGAAGGATGGAGATGATTCGGATAGCGATGAGCAGCCTCAGGAGTACTTTACTGGTGGCGAGAAAAG TGGAATGCTTGTGCAGGATCCATCGAAAGGCAATGATGTAGATGCTTTATTTGATCAAGCTAGACAGGCAGGAGGTGTGGAAGGACACGGGGATCACCTTCAGCCGTCTTCAAGTTCAAGAAGTTTTAGTGGAACAGCAAGACGTCTAACTGGAGAAACAATTACAACTGCTCCTTCACATCCTGAAACTGTCACGCATACTATCACTTTTTGGACAAATGGGTTCACAATAGATGATGGTCCTTTGCGGAGGATTGATGATCCAGAAAATGCATCCTTCCTAGAG AGTATCAGGAAGTCCGAGTGTCCACAAGAACTTGCGCCAGCTGATCGTAGGACTGTTGTCCATGTTAATCTCGTGAAGAAGGAACAAGAATGCCCT GTACAGAAGAAGCGACCCAATTCATTTCAGGGCCAGGGAAGAACTTTAGGTAGCAACGATGATGCAGTACCAGCAGAGACAACTGCTCCAAGCAATTTGCAGAGTGCCCCACCACCATCAATGGGCTTAGTTGTGGATCAGGCACTACCTTCTACCTCAATTCAGCTCAGGTTGGCAGATGGTACACGCATGGTTTCGCGCTTTAATTTTCATCATACAGTTAGAGATATCCGTGGCTTTATTGATGCATCCAGACCTGCTGCGCCAAGAAGCTATCATCTGCAGACTGTGGGGTTCCCTCCGAAACAACTCACCAATCTGGAGCAGACCATTGAAGAGGCTGGTTTAGCCAATTCTGTTGTCATCCAGAAGCTCTAG
- the LOC108192940 gene encoding chromatin remodeling protein EBS-like isoform X2, protein MAATNNGNRDLDYYKIRGTNIIVRPGDSVSMRPSESDKLPYIARIEKLEEDSQSNVKVLVRWYYRPEEAKGGRRQFHGAKELFLSDHYDDQSALTIEGKCVVHSLKKYTKLKSVGAEDYFCRYKYRAEDGAFTPERVVVCELPYNPDDLMVQCEGCWDWFHPSCIGMTNDEAQMLEHFFCADCAS, encoded by the exons atgGCGGCGACAAATAATGGAAATAGAGATCTGGATTATTACAAAATCAGAGGAACTAACATAATTGTCAGGC CCGGAGATTCTGTATCAATGCGACCATCAGAATCTGATAAGTTACCATACATTGCACGAATTGAAAAGCTCGAAGAAGATAGTCAGAGCAATGTGAAGGTCCTAGTGCGTTGGTACTATCGCCCCGAGGAAGCTAAAGGAGGGAGAAGACAGTTTCACGGGGcaaaggagctctttttatctGATCATTATGATGATCAGAGTGCTCTTACTATTGAGGGCAAATGTGTTGTGCATTCCCTTAAGAAGTATACCAAGCTTAAGAGTGTTGGTGCGGAGGATTATTTTTGTCGGTATAAGTACAGGGCAGAAGATGGAGCCTTTACGCCGGAGCGGGTTGTAGT ATGTGAGTTGCCGTACAACCCTGATGATTTGATGGTCCAGTGTGAAGGGTGCTGGGATTG GTTTCATCCTTCTTGTATTGGCATGACGAACGATGAAGCTCAGATGTTGGAACATTTCTTTTGTGCTGATTGTGCATCCTAG
- the LOC108224773 gene encoding chromatin remodeling protein EBS — protein MAKTKPGKKDLDTYTIKGTNKIVRPGDCVLLRPSESDKLPYVARVEKLEADHRSNVKVRVRWYYRPEESLGGRRQFHGAKELFLSDHYDMQSAHTIEDKCIVHSFKNYTKLENVGVEDYFCRFEYKAANGAFTPDRVAVYCKCEMPYNPDDLMVQCEGCKDWFHPSCMGMTIDEAKMLEQFLCGECASEEDAKRSSNTFPVPEPSTEAKPKRRKR, from the exons ATGGCCAAAACAAAGCCTGGAAAGAAAGATCTAGACACCTACACTATCAAAGGAACCAACAAAATCGTCAGAC CGGGAGATTGTGTGTTACTCCGGCCGTCAGAGTCCGATAAGTTACCCTACGTTGCGCGAGTCGAAAAGCTCGAAGCGGATCATCGGAGCAATGTCAAGGTCCGAGTGCGTTGGTATTATCGCCCCGAGGAGTCTCTTGGAGGTAGACGACAGTTCCATGGCGCCAAGGAGCTGTTTTTGTCTGATCATTACGATATGCAGAGTGCTCATACTATTGAGGATAAATGCATTGTGCATTCCTTTAAGAACTACACGAAGCTCGAGAATGTTGGTGTGGAGGATTATTTTTGTCGGTTTGAGTATAAGGCGGCGAATGGAGCTTTTACTCCGGACCGGGTGGCAGT GTATTGTAAGTGTGAGATGCCCTACAATCCTGATGACTTGATGGTCCAGTGTGAAGGGTGCAAAGATTG GTTTCATCCTTCTTGTATGGGTATGACGATCGATGAAGCTAAGATGCTGGAGCAGTTTTTATGTGGTGAATGTGCATCTGAGGAGGATGCTAAAAGATCCTCGAACACATTCCCAGTCCCAGAACCTTCTACTGAGGCTAAG CCAAAGCGCAGAAAGAGATGA
- the LOC108192940 gene encoding chromatin remodeling protein EBS-like isoform X3 produces MCSCLVLSDRLLFQQPTLPAGDSVSMRPSESDKLPYIARIEKLEEDSQSNVKVLVRWYYRPEEAKGGRRQFHGAKELFLSDHYDDQSALTIEGKCVVHSLKKYTKLKSVGAEDYFCRYKYRAEDGAFTPERVVVFCRCELPYNPDDLMVQCEGCWDWFHPSCIGMTNDEAQMLEHFFCADCAS; encoded by the exons ATGTGCTCGTGTCTCGTTCTGTCAGATAGGTTGCTGTTTCAACAACCTACACTTCCAG CCGGAGATTCTGTATCAATGCGACCATCAGAATCTGATAAGTTACCATACATTGCACGAATTGAAAAGCTCGAAGAAGATAGTCAGAGCAATGTGAAGGTCCTAGTGCGTTGGTACTATCGCCCCGAGGAAGCTAAAGGAGGGAGAAGACAGTTTCACGGGGcaaaggagctctttttatctGATCATTATGATGATCAGAGTGCTCTTACTATTGAGGGCAAATGTGTTGTGCATTCCCTTAAGAAGTATACCAAGCTTAAGAGTGTTGGTGCGGAGGATTATTTTTGTCGGTATAAGTACAGGGCAGAAGATGGAGCCTTTACGCCGGAGCGGGTTGTAGT TTTTTGCAGATGTGAGTTGCCGTACAACCCTGATGATTTGATGGTCCAGTGTGAAGGGTGCTGGGATTG GTTTCATCCTTCTTGTATTGGCATGACGAACGATGAAGCTCAGATGTTGGAACATTTCTTTTGTGCTGATTGTGCATCCTAG
- the LOC108224350 gene encoding protein NRT1/ PTR FAMILY 6.4-like, with translation MVLVGSSGDKDRTALVDFQGNPVDNSRTGGWLAAGLILGTELSERICVMGISMNMVTYLVGEMHLSSSKSANIVTNFMGTLNILGLLGGFLADAKLGRYLTVAIFASIAALGVALLTVSTSIASLKPPPCDDSRRNTCIKANGSQLAMLYLALYTIALGGGGIKSNVSGFGSDQFDASNPKEHKAMVYFFNRFYFCISLGSLFAVTILVYIQDNVGRGWGYGISAGTMIVAVAVLLGGTKLYRFRKPQGSPLTTIWRVVYLAWKKRSIPFPSQNSFLNEYHTSEVAHTQRLRCLDRAAILDDQVVASGNTNNPWLVSTVMQVEEVKMVLQLIPIWSTCILFWTIYSQMNTFTIEQATFMKRNVGSFEIPAGSFSVFLFLTILLFTSLNERVIVPMARKITHEPQGLTSLQRVAIGLLFSVAGMVAAAIIEKRRREMAVHENTRITAFWLVPQFFIVGAGEAFAYVGQLEFFIREAPERMKSMSTGLFLSTLAMGYFVSSLLVTLVVAATGKSWLRNNLNKGKLENFYWMLAVLGVINFIVFLAFARRHQYKVQQSEVPAKGLEKELNNWQEGEFIDDIEKKAVGVEKEVP, from the exons ATG GTTTTGGTTGGTAGTAGTGGCGACAAAGATAGAACAGCTCTAGTGGATTTTCAAGGAAATCCTGTTGATAATTCGCGAACAGGTGGATGGTTGGCTGCAGGCCTCATCCTAG GAACGGAACTTTCTGAGAGGATATGCGTGATGGGAATATCTATGAACATGGTTACGTATTTAGTAGGGGAAATGCATTTATCTTCGTCAAAATCTGCAAATATAGTGACAAACTTTATGGGCACTCTCAATATCCTTGGTCTCCTAGGTGGTTTTTTGGCAGATGCCAAACTTGGTCGTTATTTGACTGTTGCAATCTTTGCATCTATTGCTGCTCTG GGAGTTGCACTATTGACGGTTTCCACAAGTATCGCCAGCTTAAAACCCCCTCCATGTGATGATTCAAGAAGAAATACCTGCATTAAGGCAAATGGAAGCCAGCTAGCAATGCTTTACCTGGCACTCTATACAATTGCTTTGGGAGGTGGCGGTATAAAATCAAATGTCTCTGGTTTTGGGTCTGATCAGTTTGATGCATCGAACCCCAAGGAGCATAAGGCCATGGTTTACTTCTTCAATAGGTTTTATTTTTGCATCAGCCTTGGGTCGCTATTTGCTGTGACTATTCTGGTTTATATACAAGATAATGTGGGAAGAGGTTGGGGCTATGGAATATCGGCAGGGACAATGATAGTGGCAGTGGCAGTTTTGCTAGGTGGAACGAAATTGTATCGTTTCAGGAAACCACAAGGTAGTCCATTAACTACAATATGGAGAGTGGTGTATTTGGCTTGGAAGAAGCGGAGTATTCCCTTTCCTTCTCAGAATAGCTTTTTAAACGAGTACCACACTTCAGAAGTTGCACATACACAAAGGCTCAGGTGTCTAGACAGGGCAGCAATCCTTGATGATCAAGTGGTGGCAAGTGGTAACACAAACAATCCTTGGTTGGTTTCTACTGTGATGCAAGTTGAAGAAGTAAAAATGGTTCTGCAACTCATCCCCATATGGTCTACATGTATCCTTTTTTGGACAATATACTCTCAAATGAACACTTTCACGATTGAGCAAGCAACTTTCATGAAACGAAATGTTGGTTCATTTGAAATCCCTGCAGGTTCATTCTCGGTTTTCCTGTTCCTCACAATTCTTCTCTTTACATCCTTAAACGAAAGAGTAATTGTCCCTATGGCGCGGAAAATTACTCACGAACCTCAAGGGCTAACAAGCCTTCAGCGAGTAGCAATTGGGCTTCTTTTCTCAGTGGCTGGTATGGTAGCTGCTGCTATCATTGAAaagagaaggagagagatggcAGTCCACGAGAACACCCGAATCACTGCTTTCTGGTTAGTCCCCCAGTTCTTCATAGTTGGTGCAGGGGAAGCATTTGCTTATGTTGGCCAGCTGGAATTTTTCATTAGAGAAGCACCGGAAAGGATGAAATCCATGAGCACAGGATTGTTCCTAAGCACTTTGGCAATGGGGTATTTCGTCAGTAGCTTGTTGGTAACTTTGGTAGTTGCGGCAACTGGGAAAAGTTGGCTTAGGAACAACCTTAACAAAGGTAAGTTGGAGAACTTTTATTGGATGCTTGCGGTCTTGGGAGTCATTAACTTCATTGTTTTTCTTGCCTTTGCAAGAAGACATCAATACAAAGTTCAGCAGTCAGAAGTTCCCGCAAAGGGTCTGGAAAAAGAACTAAACAATTGGCAGGAGGGCGAGTTTATTGAtgacattgaaaagaaagcagTGGGTGTGGAAAAAGAAGTACCCTGA